The Corynebacterium vitaeruminis DSM 20294 genome window below encodes:
- the secF gene encoding protein translocase subunit SecF, with the protein MSNTGVLNKLYTGEGGLDFVGRRRTWYSIAAGVIVVCILAIALRGFTLGIDFVGGTKMNLPASDLTTSEVSQTFTDATGVTPESVQIVGSGDSRILEISSVRLSEEQIDAARSAMYDAYKPVDAAGTQTPDVIGDSTVSESWGSTITNRMIISMLVFLGAVFVYIAVRLQREMAVAAIAALLVDLIAISGIYALVGFEVTPATVIGLLTVLAFSLYDTVIVFDKVRENTAGYLGNTRRTYAEHANLAINQTVMRSISTTVISALPILALMIVAVWLMGVGTLKDLALVQLIGVIEGTFSSVFLATPILVSLKNRTKETKAHNEKVAAFRDPEHRAPADEEPEEPKEQPKRRVDSTQTPRSTGASWRPNR; encoded by the coding sequence ATGAGCAACACTGGAGTTTTGAACAAGCTGTACACCGGCGAGGGTGGGCTCGACTTCGTCGGCCGCCGCCGCACGTGGTACTCGATCGCCGCGGGCGTCATCGTGGTGTGCATCCTCGCGATCGCGCTGCGGGGATTCACCCTCGGCATCGACTTCGTGGGCGGAACGAAGATGAACCTGCCCGCCTCGGACCTCACCACCAGCGAGGTCTCCCAGACCTTCACCGACGCCACCGGGGTCACCCCGGAGTCGGTGCAGATCGTCGGCTCGGGTGACTCCCGCATCTTGGAGATCAGCTCCGTTCGCCTGAGCGAGGAGCAGATCGACGCCGCCCGTTCGGCGATGTACGACGCCTACAAGCCGGTCGACGCGGCCGGCACCCAGACCCCGGACGTCATCGGCGACTCGACGGTGTCCGAGTCGTGGGGCTCGACGATCACCAACCGCATGATCATCTCGATGCTGGTCTTCTTGGGCGCGGTGTTCGTCTACATCGCCGTGCGCCTCCAGCGCGAGATGGCCGTCGCCGCGATCGCCGCGCTCCTGGTCGACCTCATCGCCATCTCGGGCATCTACGCGCTCGTCGGCTTCGAGGTCACCCCGGCCACCGTCATCGGCCTGCTCACGGTCCTGGCGTTCTCCCTCTACGACACCGTCATCGTCTTCGACAAGGTGCGTGAGAACACGGCAGGCTACCTGGGCAACACCCGCCGCACCTACGCCGAGCACGCGAACCTGGCCATCAACCAGACGGTCATGCGCTCGATCTCCACCACCGTCATCTCCGCCCTGCCGATCTTGGCGCTCATGATCGTCGCCGTGTGGCTCATGGGCGTGGGCACGCTGAAGGACCTGGCGCTCGTGCAGCTCATCGGCGTCATCGAGGGTACGTTCTCCTCGGTGTTCCTGGCCACGCCGATCCTGGTCAGCCTGAAGAACCGCACGAAGGAGACAAAGGCCCACAACGAGAAGGTTGCCGCCTTCCGCGACCCCGAGCACCGCGCACCCGCGGACGAGGAGCCGGAGGAGCCCAAGGAACAGCCGAAGCGCCGGGTGGATTCTACCCAGACGCCGCGCTCGACCGGTGCCTCCTGGCGTCCCAACCGCTAA
- a CDS encoding ABC transporter substrate-binding protein has translation MIRPSSASVRLAVFSSLCALAVGAAACSTGSGSGSSDEAAAFGYAVNEQLVTTNAGTNVGVSTNAQVLAGRLYPSAHVPGPKGQLIPNSDFVNTQVLPGATQRVIYNISQDANYSDGKPVTCDSYLLAFTAGSLPDLFDSHLPLMQQVDRVECTPGSKQATVVFKEGFGARWRQLFGPGVLMPAHAIAEKAGMSLEELNAAASNKDEDALAPVAEIWKHGFDLSNFDPTLQVSTGPYKIDSVGSEGQVVLKRNDAYVGEKAELDTLTVWPNSKSLKDLADGEGLQVAEAASTSALDWINTEDTNNPYHVESEAGVLTEQLFLSNAGVFYDKAARQAFAACIDQASIASVSFEKSGVDVQPVATRVVRATDPAASQMKDITDPHLAVNLEAAAPLRGQTIRVGYSGPNERFAAMVEDMNRTCQSAGITVVDASADASSLGNLSKTSVDAGGAETFVPGSADAFIQAVDPMSEFPTIAPASTDIQGIRAAETDSWDRVETIPLASQPRVFVTHKGVENVVANTDTSGIGWNMNKWKYSAKK, from the coding sequence ATGATTCGACCTAGCTCCGCTTCCGTGCGTTTGGCGGTCTTCTCCTCTCTCTGCGCGCTCGCCGTGGGGGCTGCCGCCTGCTCCACCGGTTCTGGCTCCGGCAGCAGCGACGAGGCCGCCGCCTTCGGCTACGCGGTCAACGAGCAACTCGTGACCACCAACGCGGGCACCAACGTGGGCGTGAGCACCAACGCTCAGGTGCTGGCCGGTCGCCTGTATCCCTCGGCGCACGTGCCCGGGCCGAAGGGGCAGCTCATCCCCAACTCGGACTTCGTCAACACCCAGGTCCTGCCCGGGGCCACCCAGCGGGTGATCTACAACATCTCCCAGGACGCCAACTACTCCGACGGCAAGCCCGTAACCTGCGATTCCTACCTCCTCGCCTTCACCGCCGGCAGCCTTCCCGATCTCTTCGACTCCCACCTGCCGCTCATGCAGCAGGTCGACCGGGTCGAGTGCACCCCCGGCTCGAAGCAGGCCACCGTCGTGTTCAAGGAGGGCTTCGGCGCCCGCTGGCGCCAGCTGTTCGGCCCCGGCGTGCTCATGCCCGCCCACGCGATCGCGGAGAAGGCCGGAATGAGCCTCGAGGAACTCAACGCGGCCGCCAGCAACAAGGACGAGGATGCGCTCGCCCCGGTGGCCGAGATCTGGAAGCACGGCTTCGACTTAAGCAACTTCGATCCGACGCTGCAGGTGTCCACCGGTCCCTACAAGATCGACTCCGTGGGCTCTGAGGGCCAGGTGGTCTTGAAGCGCAACGACGCCTACGTCGGGGAGAAGGCCGAACTGGACACACTCACGGTCTGGCCCAACAGCAAGAGCCTCAAGGACCTCGCCGACGGCGAAGGCCTGCAGGTGGCGGAGGCGGCGTCCACCTCCGCCCTCGACTGGATCAACACCGAGGACACCAACAATCCCTATCACGTGGAGTCCGAGGCGGGCGTGCTCACCGAACAGCTCTTCTTGAGCAACGCTGGCGTCTTCTACGACAAGGCGGCACGCCAGGCGTTCGCCGCCTGCATCGACCAGGCCTCCATCGCGTCGGTCTCCTTCGAGAAGTCCGGCGTCGACGTCCAACCGGTCGCGACCCGGGTGGTACGCGCCACCGACCCCGCGGCCAGCCAGATGAAGGACATCACCGACCCCCACCTCGCGGTGAACCTCGAGGCGGCGGCACCCCTGCGCGGACAGACCATCCGGGTGGGATACTCGGGCCCGAACGAAAGATTCGCCGCCATGGTTGAGGACATGAACCGCACCTGCCAGTCGGCGGGTATCACGGTCGTGGACGCCTCGGCCGACGCCTCCTCGCTCGGCAACCTGAGCAAGACCTCCGTCGACGCCGGGGGAGCGGAGACCTTCGTCCCCGGCAGCGCCGACGCGTTCATCCAGGCCGTCGACCCGATGTCGGAGTTCCCCACGATCGCCCCGGCGAGCACCGACATCCAGGGCATCCGCGCCGCGGAGACCGACTCCTGGGATCGGGTGGAAACCATCCCGCTCGCCTCGCAGCCGCGGGTGTTCGTGACTCACAAGGGCGTGGAGAACGTGGTGGCCAACACCGACACCTCGGGCATCGGGTGGAACATGAACAAATGGAAGTACTCGGCGAAGAAGTAG